The Desulfovibrio aminophilus genome contains a region encoding:
- a CDS encoding DUF5320 domain-containing protein — MPNQDRTGPLGQGPMTGGGFGRCGSARQADIDDRPGLGRGFGQGQRLGQGLGQGRGRGCRRAAASGQARAGQGRGFFGFGRNPRTLDPEQDRLAALENEIAELKRQLQEARK; from the coding sequence ATGCCCAATCAGGACAGGACGGGCCCGCTCGGACAGGGCCCCATGACCGGCGGCGGCTTCGGCCGTTGCGGATCGGCCCGCCAGGCCGACATCGACGACCGTCCCGGCCTCGGCCGGGGATTCGGACAGGGACAGCGTCTCGGACAGGGCCTTGGACAGGGACGCGGGCGCGGCTGCCGTCGCGCCGCCGCGTCCGGCCAGGCCCGCGCCGGACAGGGCCGGGGCTTCTTCGGCTTCGGCCGCAACCCCCGGACCCTGGACCCGGAGCAGGACCGCTTGGCGGCCCTGGAGAACGAGATCGCCGAGTTGAAGCGTCAACTCCAGGAAGCGCGGAAGTAA
- a CDS encoding zinc ribbon domain-containing protein codes for MPIFEFRCRSCGRVFEELQLSASEAPACPGCGAADAERLLSASSSLTGRESGGLPDARGHGCCGDRPGDRGCVPGSCCGRASS; via the coding sequence ATGCCCATTTTCGAGTTCCGCTGCCGCTCCTGCGGCCGCGTCTTCGAGGAACTGCAACTGTCCGCAAGCGAGGCCCCGGCCTGTCCCGGCTGCGGGGCCGCCGACGCCGAGCGCCTGCTCTCGGCCTCCTCGTCCCTCACCGGCCGGGAGTCCGGCGGCCTGCCCGACGCGCGCGGCCACGGCTGCTGCGGCGACCGGCCCGGGGACCGGGGCTGCGTGCCCGGCTCCTGTTGCGGCCGGGCTTCGTCTTGA
- a CDS encoding efflux RND transporter periplasmic adaptor subunit — protein MILPSRAFFVLLLAAAALLASCGGEPPAAPKPREVRAETLTLAPRRVQECRSLPGRVEPRTSAVLSSKVSGTVTAVLAEEGDLVQKGAPILQIDDSELRQREQGAQAGVGQAAMERKALTAQVALARTTLARMKTLLGQQAVSREDFDKAQAEYLALKSREEALAAQEASAQHQSAEVRSLLSYSTVTAPFTGVLARRHVDQGAFVSAGAPLAEIDDAQGGYDLDAQADESLLPRLRVGMTVLGLAPSLSPEPFLTTLGAVVPRVDPATRTFRVKASLPTLPGETKPRSGLFGKVCVPLVQAEKLLVPARAVRMRGELPTALVADTDGVLRLRLLKLGGGYLQAEIEGVTYILQAQAGEEAPGMLREVLSGLSEGDVLVVSADQTLREGDRLARP, from the coding sequence ATGATACTCCCCTCCCGGGCCTTTTTCGTCCTTCTCCTGGCGGCCGCGGCGCTGCTGGCCTCCTGCGGCGGCGAACCGCCCGCGGCGCCCAAACCCCGCGAGGTCCGCGCCGAGACCCTGACCCTGGCCCCGCGCCGGGTCCAGGAATGCCGCAGCCTGCCCGGCCGGGTGGAGCCGCGCACGAGCGCCGTGCTCTCCAGCAAGGTTTCCGGCACGGTCACGGCGGTCCTGGCCGAGGAGGGCGATCTGGTCCAGAAGGGCGCGCCGATCCTCCAGATCGACGACTCCGAGCTGCGCCAACGCGAGCAGGGGGCCCAGGCCGGGGTGGGCCAGGCGGCCATGGAGCGCAAGGCGCTTACGGCCCAGGTGGCCCTGGCCCGGACCACCCTGGCGCGCATGAAGACCCTGCTCGGGCAACAGGCCGTGAGCCGGGAGGATTTCGACAAGGCCCAGGCCGAGTATTTGGCCCTCAAGAGCCGCGAGGAGGCCCTGGCGGCCCAGGAGGCCTCGGCCCAGCACCAGAGCGCCGAGGTCCGCTCGCTGCTCTCCTACAGCACCGTGACCGCGCCCTTCACCGGCGTCCTGGCCCGCCGCCACGTGGACCAGGGGGCCTTCGTCAGCGCGGGCGCGCCCCTGGCCGAGATCGACGACGCCCAGGGCGGCTACGACCTGGACGCCCAGGCCGACGAGAGCCTCCTGCCCCGGCTGCGGGTGGGCATGACCGTGCTCGGCCTGGCCCCCTCGCTCTCGCCCGAGCCCTTCCTGACCACCCTCGGCGCGGTGGTCCCGCGCGTGGACCCGGCCACCCGGACCTTCCGGGTCAAGGCCTCCCTGCCGACCCTGCCCGGCGAGACCAAGCCCCGCTCCGGGCTGTTCGGCAAGGTCTGCGTGCCCCTGGTCCAGGCCGAGAAGCTGCTCGTCCCGGCCCGGGCCGTGCGCATGCGCGGGGAGCTGCCCACCGCGCTCGTCGCGGACACGGACGGCGTGCTCCGGCTGCGCCTGCTCAAGCTCGGCGGCGGCTACCTCCAGGCCGAGATCGAGGGCGTGACCTACATCCTCCAGGCCCAGGCCGGGGAAGAGGCCCCCGGCATGCTGCGCGAGGTGCTCTCCGGCCTGTCCGAGGGCGACGTGCTGGTCGTCTCGGCGGACCAGACCCTGCGCGAGGGCGACCGCCTCGCCCGGCCCTGA
- a CDS encoding dinitrogenase iron-molybdenum cofactor biosynthesis protein yields the protein MLVCLACYEDRLASLLDTATELRLFRLENGAAEERGRLALPPGGCHALPQLMERAGAGVLLCGAVTGRLLHCLRAGGVDVRPWLRGGLDEVLAAWAAGNLDSLRMPGCGPASGGCPPEGRRACCRKRRRTDEDRHQRTGKGPWKPA from the coding sequence ATGTTGGTTTGTCTGGCCTGCTACGAGGACCGTCTGGCCTCGCTCCTGGACACCGCCACGGAGCTGCGCCTGTTCCGCCTGGAGAACGGCGCGGCCGAGGAGCGGGGGCGTCTGGCCCTGCCGCCCGGCGGCTGCCACGCCCTGCCCCAGCTCATGGAGCGGGCCGGGGCCGGGGTTCTGCTCTGCGGCGCGGTCACGGGACGGCTGCTGCACTGCCTGCGCGCCGGAGGGGTGGACGTGCGCCCCTGGCTGCGCGGCGGGCTGGACGAGGTCCTGGCGGCCTGGGCCGCCGGGAATCTGGATTCGCTGCGCATGCCCGGTTGCGGGCCCGCGTCCGGGGGCTGTCCGCCCGAAGGCCGCCGCGCCTGTTGCCGGAAACGAAGGAGGACCGATGAAGATCGCCATCAGCGTACAGGGAAAGGACCTTGGAAGCCCGCTTGA
- a CDS encoding P-loop NTPase, which yields MKLAIASGKGGTGKTTVSVNLAAHLARSGQSVALVDCDVEEPNAHLFLRPGWSFCRQEYLPVPEIDPRKCLGESCRACVDLCRFKCLIWMADEVLVFPELCHGCGLCSLACPAGAVSEGRRRLGVVRFGAAGALHLHGGRLRVGEAMATPLIKAVKENAALAPTQIWDCPPGTACSAIAALDGADFVLLVAEPTAFGLHDLDLAVRLVRSMGLPHGAVVNRAGMGDERVERWLEEQGVPLLARIPYSADAAAVYAGGGVLVEALPELARAYAELWEVLRGRIGEVAA from the coding sequence ATGAAACTCGCCATCGCCAGCGGCAAGGGCGGAACCGGCAAGACCACCGTGTCCGTCAATCTGGCCGCCCATCTGGCCCGCTCCGGGCAGTCCGTGGCCCTCGTGGACTGCGACGTGGAGGAGCCCAACGCCCACCTCTTCCTCAGGCCCGGCTGGTCCTTCTGCCGCCAGGAGTACCTGCCCGTGCCGGAGATCGACCCCAGGAAGTGCCTGGGCGAGTCCTGCCGGGCCTGCGTGGACCTCTGCCGCTTCAAGTGCCTCATCTGGATGGCCGACGAAGTGCTCGTGTTCCCCGAGCTCTGCCACGGCTGCGGGCTCTGCTCCCTGGCCTGCCCGGCCGGGGCCGTGAGCGAGGGCAGGCGGCGGCTCGGCGTGGTGCGCTTCGGCGCGGCCGGGGCCCTGCACCTGCACGGCGGACGGCTGCGCGTGGGCGAGGCCATGGCCACCCCGCTCATCAAGGCCGTGAAGGAGAACGCCGCCCTGGCTCCCACGCAGATCTGGGACTGCCCCCCGGGCACGGCCTGCTCGGCCATCGCGGCCCTGGACGGCGCGGATTTCGTGCTCCTGGTGGCCGAGCCCACGGCCTTCGGCCTGCACGACCTGGACCTGGCCGTGCGCCTCGTGCGGAGCATGGGCCTGCCCCACGGCGCGGTGGTCAACCGCGCGGGCATGGGCGACGAGCGCGTGGAGCGCTGGCTGGAGGAGCAGGGCGTGCCGCTGCTGGCGCGCATTCCTTACAGCGCCGACGCCGCGGCCGTGTACGCCGGGGGCGGGGTGCTGGTGGAGGCGCTGCCGGAGCTGGCCCGGGCCTACGCGGAGCTTTGGGAGGTCCTGCGCGGCCGGATCGGGGAGGTGGCGGCATGA
- a CDS encoding efflux RND transporter permease subunit: MAEDRAPRDHSHGLLGRITATFVRSRLVPLIILASLFLGVFAIVKTPSEEEPQIIVPMIDVMVSMPGATPREIEARVAGPMEKLLWEIPGVEYVYTTSSDGRCLAVVRFYVGQDVERSVVKTYAKLYQHLDWIPPGCSNPILKPRSIDDVPVLALTFYGEGRDGRTLRQVAAEAAETARTVPGVSEVTLIGGRKRGLTVEVDPERLRNLNLDILDVGDALRAQNQAAVGGALTREGASVNVRLDSFLRTSADVSRVVLAVRDGRPVYLSDVARVSDGFDEPSDYVLFTPGPAAAAKGIREAPGRVYPAVTLSLAKRAGVNADVLCREVLRRVEALRGWVIPDGVETAVVRDYGETARHKSNELLEHLLIAALSVGAIVAVFLGLRAGFVVMVAVPVTLAVTLATYWLMGYTLNRVTLFALIFCIGILVDDPIVDVENIVRRARLPESRGRPFAEVIVDAVNEVRAPLVLATFTVIAAIMPMAFVGGLMGPYMRPMPIGASVAMLLSMAVAFAVTPWTSFHVLDRDAGHKGEEGGRLTHLYTALMTRLLERPVWRWSFLGLVVLLLVAALSLFPLRGVLVKMLPFDNKAEFELVLDMPEGTALENTAAACQEMGAVLLRQPEVTDFQIYAGTSAPFSFNGLVRHYYLRGGPDQAEIQVNLLPRGERKASSHEIAGRVRRELAEAAARTGARLKVVEVPPGPPVLQTLVAEIYGPDPEGRLRLAEQVKSVMAAAPSVVDVDWYVTGPRPERRIVVDTDKALLSGVEPERARRAVAAAVGGEEVGLLHDDSAREDVPIIVRLPLARRITGADLASIPLRGDADRPVSLGQVARVEERIIPPAIYHKNLRPVVYVTADMAGAEESPVYGMLRVDAALDRLAAEGKGVWQAPGGRDPLTRVYAGEPAPGDRWSLKWDGEWQITYEVFRDMGLAFAVVLVLIAILVVGWFRSYTTPIAIMSPIPLSLIGIVPAHALAGAFFTATSMIGFIAGAGIVVRNSIILVDFIELRRSHGESLHDAVIEAGTVRFRPMLLTALSVVAGAFVILFDPIFQGLAISLLAGEVAATLFSRMVVPLLYYLDQRVFEASGPS; the protein is encoded by the coding sequence ATGGCCGAGGACCGCGCCCCCCGCGACCACTCCCACGGCCTCCTGGGCCGGATCACGGCGACCTTCGTCCGTTCCAGGCTCGTGCCCCTGATCATCCTGGCGTCCCTGTTCCTGGGCGTCTTCGCCATCGTGAAGACCCCCAGCGAGGAGGAACCGCAGATCATCGTGCCCATGATCGACGTCATGGTCTCCATGCCCGGGGCCACGCCCCGGGAGATCGAGGCCCGCGTGGCCGGGCCCATGGAGAAGCTGCTCTGGGAGATTCCCGGGGTGGAGTACGTCTACACCACCTCCTCGGACGGCCGGTGCCTGGCCGTGGTCCGCTTCTACGTGGGCCAGGACGTGGAGCGGAGCGTGGTCAAGACCTACGCCAAGCTCTACCAGCACCTGGACTGGATTCCGCCGGGCTGCTCCAATCCCATCCTCAAGCCCCGCTCCATCGACGACGTGCCCGTGCTGGCCCTGACCTTCTACGGCGAGGGGCGGGACGGCCGGACCCTGCGCCAGGTGGCGGCCGAGGCGGCGGAGACCGCCCGGACCGTGCCCGGCGTCTCGGAGGTCACGCTCATCGGCGGCCGCAAGCGCGGCCTGACCGTGGAGGTGGACCCGGAGCGGCTGCGCAACCTGAACCTGGACATCCTGGACGTGGGCGACGCCCTGCGGGCCCAGAATCAGGCCGCCGTGGGCGGGGCCCTGACCCGCGAGGGGGCCTCGGTGAACGTGCGGCTGGACAGCTTCCTGCGCACTTCCGCCGACGTCTCGCGGGTGGTCCTGGCCGTGCGCGACGGCCGTCCGGTGTACCTCTCGGACGTGGCCCGCGTCTCGGACGGCTTCGACGAGCCCTCGGACTACGTGCTCTTCACTCCGGGTCCGGCGGCCGCCGCCAAGGGCATCCGCGAGGCCCCGGGCCGCGTATACCCGGCCGTGACCCTGAGCCTGGCCAAGCGCGCCGGGGTCAACGCCGACGTCCTCTGCCGCGAGGTGCTGCGCCGGGTGGAGGCCCTGCGCGGCTGGGTCATCCCGGACGGGGTGGAGACGGCCGTGGTGCGCGACTACGGCGAGACCGCCCGGCACAAATCCAACGAGCTCTTGGAGCACCTGCTCATCGCGGCCCTCTCCGTGGGGGCCATCGTGGCCGTGTTCCTCGGCCTGCGCGCGGGCTTCGTGGTCATGGTGGCCGTGCCCGTGACCCTGGCCGTGACCCTGGCCACCTACTGGCTCATGGGCTACACCCTCAACCGCGTGACCCTCTTCGCGCTCATCTTCTGCATCGGCATCCTGGTGGACGACCCCATCGTGGATGTGGAGAACATCGTCCGCCGCGCGCGGCTGCCCGAGTCCCGGGGCCGCCCCTTCGCCGAGGTCATCGTGGACGCGGTGAACGAGGTCCGCGCCCCCCTGGTCCTGGCCACCTTCACGGTCATCGCCGCGATCATGCCCATGGCCTTCGTGGGCGGGCTCATGGGCCCGTACATGCGGCCCATGCCCATCGGCGCGTCCGTGGCCATGCTCCTGTCCATGGCCGTGGCCTTCGCGGTCACGCCCTGGACCTCCTTCCACGTCCTGGACCGCGACGCCGGGCACAAGGGGGAAGAGGGCGGGCGTCTCACGCATCTCTACACCGCGCTCATGACCCGGCTCCTGGAGCGCCCGGTCTGGCGCTGGAGCTTCCTGGGGCTGGTGGTCCTGCTGCTGGTGGCGGCCCTGAGCCTGTTCCCCCTGCGCGGGGTGCTGGTGAAGATGCTGCCCTTCGACAACAAGGCCGAGTTCGAGCTCGTGCTGGACATGCCCGAGGGCACGGCCCTGGAGAACACCGCGGCCGCCTGCCAGGAGATGGGCGCGGTGCTGCTCCGGCAGCCCGAGGTCACGGACTTCCAGATTTACGCCGGGACCTCGGCCCCGTTCTCCTTCAACGGCCTCGTGCGCCACTACTATCTGCGCGGCGGGCCGGACCAGGCCGAAATCCAGGTCAACCTCCTGCCGCGCGGCGAGCGCAAGGCCTCCAGCCACGAGATCGCCGGGCGCGTGCGCCGGGAGCTGGCCGAGGCGGCGGCGCGCACCGGCGCGCGGCTCAAGGTGGTGGAGGTTCCGCCCGGGCCGCCCGTGCTCCAGACCCTGGTGGCCGAGATCTACGGCCCGGACCCGGAGGGCCGCCTGCGTCTGGCCGAGCAGGTCAAGTCGGTCATGGCCGCTGCCCCGAGCGTGGTGGACGTGGATTGGTACGTCACCGGGCCGAGGCCCGAGCGGCGCATCGTGGTGGACACGGACAAGGCGCTCTTGAGCGGGGTGGAGCCCGAGCGGGCCCGCCGGGCCGTGGCCGCCGCCGTGGGCGGGGAGGAGGTCGGGCTGCTGCACGACGACTCGGCCCGCGAGGACGTGCCGATCATCGTGCGCCTGCCCCTGGCCCGGCGCATCACCGGCGCGGACCTGGCGTCCATCCCCCTGCGCGGCGACGCGGACCGGCCCGTGTCCCTGGGCCAGGTGGCCCGGGTGGAGGAGCGCATCATTCCCCCGGCCATCTACCACAAGAATCTGCGGCCCGTGGTCTACGTCACCGCCGACATGGCCGGGGCCGAGGAGAGCCCGGTCTACGGCATGTTGCGGGTGGACGCGGCCCTGGACCGGCTGGCCGCCGAGGGCAAGGGGGTCTGGCAGGCCCCGGGCGGCCGCGACCCGCTCACCCGGGTCTACGCCGGGGAGCCCGCGCCCGGGGACCGCTGGTCCCTCAAGTGGGACGGCGAGTGGCAGATCACCTACGAGGTCTTCCGGGACATGGGCTTGGCCTTCGCCGTGGTCCTCGTGCTCATCGCCATCCTGGTGGTGGGCTGGTTCCGGTCCTACACCACGCCCATCGCCATCATGTCGCCCATCCCGCTCTCGCTCATCGGCATCGTCCCGGCCCACGCCCTGGCCGGGGCCTTCTTCACGGCCACGTCCATGATCGGCTTCATCGCCGGGGCGGGCATCGTGGTGCGCAACTCCATCATCCTGGTGGACTTCATCGAGCTGCGCCGCTCCCACGGCGAGAGCCTGCACGACGCGGTCATCGAGGCCGGGACCGTGCGCTTCCGGCCCATGCTCCTGACCGCCCTGTCCGTGGTGGCCGGGGCCTTCGTGATCCTCTTCGACCCCATCTTCCAGGGACTGGCCATCTCGCTCCTGGCGGGCGAGGTGGCGGCCACGCTCTTCTCGCGCATGGTGGTCCCGCTGCTCTACTACCTGGACCAACGGGTCTTCGAGGCCTCCGGCCCTTCCTAG
- a CDS encoding sigma-54-dependent Fis family transcriptional regulator, with product MAIPREAPCEAIMESLADGVFTVDLDWNITFFNRRAAQITGVPQAEAVGRKCWEVFRSSVCDGACVLRSCLESDLPQGVASIYFVRADGDKVPVSVSAAPLKDRKGRVIGGVETFRDLSEVQLLRRKLDGRYSLEDIHGKSSALARALEHLPQIAASGVSVLLLGESGTGKELFARALHNLSARKDGPFVAVNCGALPENLLESELFGYKAGAFTDAKKDKPGRFQAAQGGTLFLDEIGDMPLALQVKLLRVLQEKTFEPLGGTKPLSADVRIVAATNRDLEDMVGRGRFRQDLFYRLNVARIVLPPLRERTEDIPLLTDLFVNRQNLLQGKDVAGPDEDVLRILLSHPFPGNVRELENIIEYAFILCPGGLIRPEHLPEYIRPVAGAVPPPAPGTLEEIKRRAALAAIERHGGKRMAACRELNISKDTLRRILSRTP from the coding sequence ATGGCCATCCCCAGAGAGGCGCCCTGCGAGGCCATCATGGAGTCCCTGGCCGACGGCGTGTTCACCGTGGACCTGGACTGGAACATCACCTTCTTCAACCGCCGCGCGGCCCAGATCACCGGCGTGCCCCAGGCCGAGGCCGTGGGCCGCAAGTGCTGGGAGGTCTTCCGTTCCAGCGTCTGCGACGGGGCCTGCGTGCTGCGCTCCTGCCTGGAGAGCGACCTGCCCCAGGGCGTGGCCTCGATCTATTTCGTGCGCGCCGACGGCGACAAGGTGCCCGTGAGCGTCAGCGCCGCCCCGCTCAAGGACCGCAAGGGCCGCGTCATCGGCGGGGTGGAGACCTTCCGCGACCTCTCCGAGGTGCAGCTCCTGCGCCGCAAGCTCGACGGCCGCTACAGCCTGGAGGACATCCACGGCAAGAGCTCGGCCCTGGCCCGGGCCCTGGAGCACCTGCCCCAGATCGCGGCCAGCGGCGTGAGCGTGCTCCTGCTCGGCGAGTCCGGCACCGGCAAGGAACTCTTCGCCCGCGCCCTGCACAACCTGAGCGCCCGCAAGGACGGCCCGTTCGTGGCCGTGAACTGCGGGGCCCTGCCCGAGAACCTTCTGGAGTCCGAGCTCTTCGGCTACAAGGCCGGGGCCTTCACCGACGCCAAGAAGGACAAGCCCGGCCGCTTCCAGGCCGCCCAGGGCGGAACCCTCTTCCTGGACGAGATCGGGGACATGCCCCTGGCCCTGCAGGTCAAGCTCCTGCGCGTGCTCCAGGAAAAGACCTTCGAGCCCCTGGGCGGCACCAAGCCGCTCAGCGCCGACGTGCGCATCGTGGCCGCCACCAACCGCGACCTGGAGGACATGGTCGGCCGGGGCCGCTTCCGCCAGGACCTCTTCTACCGCCTGAACGTGGCCCGCATCGTCCTGCCGCCCCTGCGCGAACGCACCGAGGACATCCCCCTGCTCACCGATCTGTTCGTGAACCGCCAGAACCTGCTCCAGGGCAAGGACGTGGCCGGGCCGGACGAGGACGTGCTGCGCATTCTCCTCTCCCACCCCTTCCCGGGCAACGTCCGCGAACTGGAGAACATCATCGAGTACGCCTTCATCCTCTGCCCCGGCGGGCTCATCCGGCCCGAGCACCTGCCGGAGTACATCCGGCCCGTGGCGGGCGCGGTCCCGCCCCCGGCCCCCGGCACCCTGGAGGAGATCAAGCGCCGCGCCGCGCTGGCCGCCATCGAGCGCCACGGCGGCAAGCGCATGGCCGCCTGCAGGGAGCTGAACATCTCCAAGGACACCCTGCGCCGCATCCTCTCCCGCACCCCCTGA
- a CDS encoding FAD-dependent oxidoreductase, protein MPQHVVIIGAVALGPKAACRFKRLEPDSRVTMVDRGRTISYGGCGIPYYVSGDVSDASALQSTAFHMVRDEAFFKATKGVDVRTETEAVSIDRAAKTVTLRHLPTGREETLSYDKLVLATGSSPVRLPIPGADLPGVFTVGSLEEATAIRQMVSSGKVGSAVVVGGGFIGLEMAEALADMWGIETTVLEYMDQILPAVAGKNLARMARLHMEEKGVTFRLGEKLLRLEGDGQVERLVTDKGEIEADLVVMSVGVRPNSGLAGAAGLTVSERGGIVVDETMRTSDPDIFAGGDCVQVKNLITGKPAYLPMGSMANRQGRVIGDNLAGGHSRFDGVVGSWCVKLFERAAAGVGLNLNAALREGYDAISVHVTQVDRAHFYPDRALMSLELVVDRATRRVLGMQGLGINGDALVGKVDTLAAMLPHGPVCDDLSNVEMAYSPPFAAALDILNVLGNVAVNVLDGRNPGIEVDRFEELWTGRADNGVFFLDCRERDNAAEFLARHPSDWHNIPQGELAGRLDELPRDRPVVVICNTGARSYEALVTLLHNGFGDASSVEGGMAAVRALGMEI, encoded by the coding sequence ATGCCCCAACACGTCGTCATCATCGGCGCGGTGGCCCTGGGCCCCAAGGCCGCCTGCCGCTTCAAGCGCCTGGAGCCGGACAGCCGCGTGACCATGGTCGATCGCGGCCGGACCATTTCCTACGGCGGCTGCGGCATCCCCTACTACGTCTCCGGCGACGTCTCCGACGCCTCCGCGCTCCAGTCCACGGCCTTCCACATGGTCCGGGACGAGGCCTTCTTCAAGGCCACCAAGGGCGTGGACGTGCGCACCGAGACCGAGGCCGTGTCCATCGACCGGGCGGCCAAGACCGTGACCCTGCGCCACCTGCCCACGGGCAGGGAAGAGACGCTGTCCTACGACAAGCTCGTCCTGGCCACGGGCAGCAGTCCGGTGCGCCTGCCCATTCCGGGCGCGGACCTGCCGGGCGTGTTCACGGTGGGCAGCCTGGAGGAGGCCACGGCCATCCGCCAGATGGTCTCCTCGGGCAAGGTCGGCTCGGCCGTGGTCGTGGGCGGCGGGTTCATCGGCCTGGAGATGGCCGAGGCCTTGGCCGACATGTGGGGCATCGAGACCACGGTGCTGGAGTACATGGACCAGATCCTGCCCGCCGTGGCCGGAAAGAACCTCGCGCGCATGGCCCGCCTGCACATGGAGGAGAAGGGCGTGACCTTCCGCCTGGGCGAGAAGCTCCTGCGCCTGGAGGGCGACGGCCAGGTGGAGCGGCTCGTCACGGACAAGGGCGAGATCGAGGCCGACCTGGTGGTCATGTCCGTGGGCGTGCGGCCCAATTCCGGGCTGGCGGGCGCGGCCGGGCTCACCGTGTCCGAACGCGGCGGCATCGTGGTCGACGAGACCATGCGCACCTCGGACCCGGACATCTTCGCCGGCGGCGACTGCGTGCAGGTCAAGAATCTCATCACCGGCAAGCCCGCCTACCTGCCCATGGGCTCCATGGCCAACCGCCAGGGCCGGGTCATCGGCGACAATCTGGCCGGGGGCCATTCGCGCTTCGACGGCGTGGTGGGCTCCTGGTGCGTGAAGCTTTTCGAGCGCGCGGCGGCGGGCGTGGGCCTGAATCTGAACGCGGCCCTGCGCGAGGGCTACGACGCGATCAGCGTGCACGTGACCCAGGTGGACCGGGCCCACTTCTACCCGGACCGGGCCCTGATGAGCCTGGAGTTGGTGGTGGACCGCGCCACGCGCCGGGTGCTCGGCATGCAGGGCCTGGGCATCAACGGCGACGCCCTGGTGGGCAAGGTGGACACCCTGGCGGCCATGCTGCCCCACGGCCCGGTCTGCGACGACCTGAGCAACGTGGAGATGGCCTATTCCCCGCCGTTCGCCGCCGCCCTGGACATCCTGAACGTGCTCGGCAACGTGGCCGTGAACGTGCTCGACGGCCGCAACCCGGGCATCGAGGTGGACCGCTTCGAGGAGCTCTGGACCGGCCGCGCGGACAACGGCGTGTTCTTCCTGGACTGCCGCGAGCGCGACAACGCCGCCGAGTTCCTGGCCCGCCACCCCTCGGACTGGCACAACATCCCCCAGGGCGAGCTGGCCGGACGACTGGACGAGCTGCCGCGCGACCGGCCGGTGGTGGTCATCTGCAACACCGGGGCGCGCTCCTATGAGGCCCTGGTGACGCTCCTGCACAACGGCTTCGGCGACGCCTCCAGCGTGGAGGGCGGCATGGCCGCCGTGCGCGCGCTGGGCATGGAAATCTAG
- a CDS encoding NifB/NifX family molybdenum-iron cluster-binding protein: protein MKIAISVQGKDLGSPLDPRFGRAEGFLVCDTEGGEPVYVPNSQNMSLAQGAGLQAAQTVAGAGAQAVVTGHVGPKAFLALNKGRIAVHLVPQGAAATAAQALELFRAGKLPEAQGADKDGHW from the coding sequence ATGAAGATCGCCATCAGCGTACAGGGAAAGGACCTTGGAAGCCCGCTTGACCCGCGCTTCGGCCGGGCCGAGGGCTTTCTCGTCTGCGACACCGAGGGCGGGGAGCCCGTCTACGTGCCCAACAGCCAGAACATGAGCCTGGCCCAGGGCGCGGGCCTGCAGGCCGCCCAGACCGTGGCCGGGGCCGGAGCCCAGGCCGTGGTCACCGGCCACGTGGGGCCCAAGGCCTTCCTGGCCCTGAACAAGGGCCGCATCGCCGTGCACCTCGTGCCCCAGGGCGCGGCGGCCACCGCCGCCCAGGCCCTGGAGCTGTTCCGCGCCGGAAAGCTGCCCGAGGCCCAGGGCGCGGACAAGGACGGCCACTGGTAG
- a CDS encoding NifB/NifX family molybdenum-iron cluster-binding protein, with protein MRFAVPMAQGQLCMHFGHCEQFAVIDVDDASKAPAKAQMLLPPPHEPGLLPRWLKERGVTHVIAGGMGARARQLFEEAGVSVTVGAQGGTAEQLVAAFLGGSLVTGANTCDH; from the coding sequence ATGCGTTTCGCCGTTCCCATGGCCCAGGGCCAACTCTGCATGCACTTCGGCCACTGCGAGCAGTTCGCGGTCATCGACGTGGACGACGCCTCCAAGGCCCCGGCCAAGGCCCAGATGCTCCTGCCCCCGCCCCACGAGCCGGGCCTGCTGCCCCGCTGGCTCAAGGAGCGCGGCGTGACCCACGTCATCGCCGGCGGCATGGGCGCGCGCGCGCGCCAGCTTTTCGAGGAGGCCGGGGTTTCCGTGACCGTCGGCGCCCAGGGCGGCACCGCCGAACAGCTCGTCGCCGCCTTTCTCGGCGGCTCCCTGGTCACCGGCGCGAACACCTGCGACCACTAG